cacacacacacacgctcctgAATGTTGCCCTCATGTCATGTGCTGTACCCCACAGGCTCTCAGGAATCAGACAGCTCACAGACAGCTAAGAAGGACATGCTGGCAGCACTAAGGGCCAGGCAGGAAGCTCTGGAGGAAACACTAAAACAGAGACTAGAGGAACTGAAGAGCATCTGCATCAGAGAGGCGGTATGAGAAAACCCAaccttgaaaaacaaaatacctTTTAGCTCTTCTTTCCTCACTTTATTACCCTGACaccatcttttattttacaggaaCTGACAGGAAAGCTTCCGAAAGAATATCCTCTGGATGTGGGAGAGGAGCCGCCCACAGTGAGAAGAAAGATTGGTACAGCCTTCAAACTGGACGAGCAGAAAATTCTTCCTAAGGGAGAGGTGAAGATTCAACTCTCAGTTCTTCTTAGTAGCACTTAACTACACTATCCAATCTCTGTGCACGAGTTTAATGAAAACAGGAGGTCAGCTAGAGGTGTCAGtgtttgaaacaaataaaaaatgcttCATGTATCTCTGACTGACACTGGGCTGGAGTAATTGGAAGATGTTGAATGATGTAGTGCAGAGGATTGGCTTTATTGATCACTGGTGTTTAACAGCTCAGTGCAGATCAAGGATTGTATAGTGTCTGTTTTACCATCCTCCAAGATCTTAAGGTGCAAAGCCAGCAGAGCATCTTGTTTAGATTCAAATCTGTATGGTCCTATTCTGTGGTGAAACATGTGATCCGTATTTGCATCTCAGCTTGGTCCATTACCAACATTATGCTCTATTCAAACTCAGAACTATATTATCTACATATCGCACAACAAAAAACTTGTGTCAAACCCAAGCACCATTGACTTCACAACATGTTATACGAATCACATGTGTTTACGGCTCGTCACCTGTCTTAAACCCATAAGGACATAGCTGTACCCTAGTGCCTCAAAGCAGTATAACACAAACCAGAAGGATAACATGTAGTATATTTCACTATTGATTGAACATATATTGATTGTCATGTGAacttataaaaaaacaatttagaatatatataaaatgaccTGCAACCTTTGGCTAAATAAAGGTTATACAATAATTGTTTCTTACAGGTTGTTCAGGATTAACTTCATTTAAAACCTTGTACATAAAATGTCTTGGGGTGATGATTATTACCTTTTCCGATTCTTTCTCATTTGTTAAGAAAGCAAAGGAAACTGAGAGCACTGCAAAGCAGCAGTCTGAGTCGTCTTGGACTTTATAATAGTGGCTGTACTGCGTCCTTGTCTAGCTGTCTTTTTTTGTACCATGGGTAGATTTTCCAGAACAGCAGAACTTCTAAAAATAGTCTGGCGGCATGCTCGCCATAGGAAGTGGTGATAGTaggattttgtgtgtgtctgtgtatgtgtgcagggATGTGGGTCGCTGAGGTTTTAAGCTTTGGAAAGAATCCAGTGGACACAATATCGCACAAATGCCTTGCAAAGCAGAAAGATAATGTACCTTAATTTATGCTGAACACCTTaatctcatacacacacagaaacagaagctgcCCTGGCAGCAGTGCGACATGCTGTTAGTGAGAGGGATTCCACAGAACTGAGGTCGTCCAATAAGATGTCGACCAGATTCAATATAcatcttcactctctctctctctctctctggagggAAATCTAATCATGTGTGTTCTGCGTGTGTGAGTACACATTACATGCTATGCACTGTGTGCATCTTTGTCACAAGACTACCTTAAGTCTGTCACTTATCTATAATTACATTCACAAGTTTCTACTTTACTGTCTTATACAACAGTTTATGACAGTATGCATTCTTTTATACAGATTTTGCTGTAAACACATTTGTAGTATATTTTTCTTGGTTCACTGTACAGTCTCTGCTCCACACATCTCAGGAGAAGTGTagtggaggagaggacggaTTGATGGCGAGGTTTTATTATTTGGGGACAGATTGTGTCAGTATGCAGCGGTGAGAAAGTGCGGGGCTGCAGCACAGATAAATGATTTCctcagtgtgttttctctggcaAAGCTCTGTCTGTGTCGAACCAAACGCGTTCATGGGAGAGTTAGAGTCTGAATACGTGTCTGCAAACAGAGCTTTGTTGTATTTGGACTCTGTGTAGATTTCTGTTGCTAAAACTGTTAGCAAATCCAGTGTTTGTGCGCTTGCTTGTGTCGCTTTGGCACTAAActctgtatgcatgtgtgtgtgtgtgcttatcccaggaagaggagctggagcggTTGGAGCGGGAGTTTGCCATTCAGTCCCAGATCACAGAGGCAGCCCGGCGTCTTGCCAGCGATCCTCACGTCAGCAGTAAGAAGCtgaagaaacagaggaagacatCTTATCTGAATGCACTGAAGAAGCTCCAGGAAATTGAGAACTCTATCAATGAGTACCGGGTCCGCTCTGGAAAGAAACCTACGCAGAGAGCATCGCTTATCATTGAAGGTACCAATAAACACTATTTATATTAGCTATAGTTGCTAATATTCTACTTTCCTACTGTAACaccttgcttttatttctctgtccTTTAGAAGCCAATATTGGTTCTGAAGACAGCTCACTGTCCGACGCACTGGTTTTGGACGATGGTGAGTCTTGAGCCTTCTCATTATTCCCAGATACAGAGTTCATTATAATGGTGCAATCTTATTTCAATTATATCTCTTTTTCAGATGACCCGCAAGTTACAGGAACCCCCACCTTCTCTCCAGTAGCATCACCTCACAAGGGCCTCCCTCCTCGGCCTCCATCTCACAGTCGGCCCCCTCCACCACAGTCCCTGGACGGCCTGCGGCACCTGCACTACACACGCTTGGACTACGATAAATCACCCATCAAACCCAAGATCTGGAGTGAATCGTCACTGGATGAGCCCTATGAAAAAGTCAAGAAACGCTCCTCTCACTCAAGGTACGAGTGACTTAATGTTAGCCATCCCTTAAGAGTAGAGCTGCAATATATTAATGTTTATGCTTCTCAAAATTAGTTCAGTCAACTGTTAAACAACCACACGTGTATTTAAGTCATTATAGTTGATGCAGGATGCctgtataaatgtattaaaaaaattaggaatgattttaacattttccatGCAATTTTTTAAGTCACAGGCGTTTCCCAAGCTCTGGCAGTGCAGAAGCAGGGGGCAGTAACTCTCTGCAGAGCAGCCCCATCCGGAGCCTCCCTCACTGGAACTCTCAGTCCAGCATGCCGTCAACCCCGGACCTGAGGTCTAGGAACCCACACTATGTACATTCTACTCGGTCAGTCTTGAAGCCTTCATTGTTGAATGTTTATTCAAGGGTTAAATCCCTGTGCATACCATGTGTTGCCCAATTAGAATGAGGTCACAGGACCCTCAGCTCTCTCTTATTTGTCTAactacttttttcattttccaaatgAACTGAAGGTCATTTTTCTTAATTCATTGTTTGTGACAATTCTTACAGGTCAGTGGACATCAGTCCAACCCGTCTGCACAGTCTCGCTCAGCACTTTAGGAACCGTAGCTCCAGCCTCGAGTCCCAGGGCAAGCTGCTCACGTCCGACCctgaaacacacccacacaccctgGGAACACTGGGCAGTCCTGACTTCTTCCTGGTCCCAGGACGCTCCAATGGCTCTGACCCACTGGATGACTGCTCATCGTGCACCAGCCAAAGCAGCTCAGAGCATTACTACCCCTCTGGTGGACCCCCTGGCAGCAACCCAAACTACTCTACTCTGGGAGAGGACTCACCTTCCAAAGccaggcagaggcagaggcaAAGGCACAGGTAAGAGTGGGGGAGGTACAGTGTTTTCTTGACACAACACCTGttttatattatgtatatttaaatcTATATGAAGTACAGTGTTGACTTATGTTCTCTGTCCAGGTCTGCTGGAAACCTGGGTTCCTCTAACTCTGGCTCCATGCCAAACCTGGCAGCTAAGAACGGCTCTGTTGGAGGATCAGGCGGAGGCAGCATGGGAGGGGGACACCACGGAGTTTACCTCCACAGCCAGAGCCAGCCCTCCTCTCAGTACCGCATCAAGGAGTACCCGTTATACGTGGAGGGCAGCCCCAACCCTGTTGTGGTGCGCAGCCTGGAGAGCGATCAGGAGGGCCACTACAGCGTAAAGGCCCAGTTCAAGACATCCAGCTCCTACACAGCCGGGGGACTGTACAAGGAGGCCTGggggggagaggaaggaggagagggaagcgGCCGTCTCACGCCGTCGCGTTCTCAAATCGTACGGACTCCATCATTGGGGCGagagggtggtggaggaggaggggggagggcaGCCGTGTCTGAAGAACTTCGATGCTGGTACCAGAGGTCCTCAGGGAGCCTGAAGGACAGGAGTCATTCACATTCGGGGTCCAACTCCTCCGAGACAGGGTCACAGCAAGGCACTCTGGGACATGGACGAGGGAGCAGAGTAGGGACACTTGCCAAGGGCTCACCAGGTGAGTCGCCTTCATGTGTTCACATAATCCTTTTGTCAtatggagaaaagaaaatcatcatTGTGTGACGTAAGATTAAAGCCTTGGAGTTGTTAGTGCAACAAATAATTATGTGTATTCAGAGGCTCTGACAATTACAATCTTAGAAAATACTAAAGGCCTTGAGATTATGCGATTCAGGGCTGAGGTGGATCTGGTCTTCCACCAACTGGAAGATCGCTGGCtcgatccccggctcctccagtaCGTAACCATGCATCTAGGCAACGCAAACAGATATCTGTGAAAATCCAAAAGGCATATGGGAGTAGGTGGAAATAGCTGTGTTTGACAAATGTATGGTGACGCATCATTTTGGATTCAAACTGTAAACATGTGAGGGTAGAGAAAGTGTTAAGGTAAAAGCTTTGTGTCCCGTGTGAGGCTTGAACTCACAACCTGCAGATTATGAGATTCCTTTGCCCCCTCACCTCACTAAGGCCTCTCTGATATCATTCTTTTCATCTCATGCTGCTGTATCTTATTCAGCCTGACTAAATGTCAGTTTCCCCCATAGCTGCATCCCCTCACAGCCAGAGGAGTATGACGCCCTCCAGTGAACATGCAGCAACACCCACACCCCCCTGTAGCCCACAGCACATCCTCA
This genomic interval from Paralichthys olivaceus isolate ysfri-2021 chromosome 7, ASM2471397v2, whole genome shotgun sequence contains the following:
- the frmd4a gene encoding FERM domain-containing protein 4A isoform X3, giving the protein MEAVLLSLDEAICTRQGLLWTLTSTALQRLRVHARNFPGPLHLLHTNRCVPRPLYQMTEGRRCQVHLLDDRKLELLVQPKLMAKDLLDLVASHFNLKEKEYFGIAYTDETGHFSWLQLDRRVLEHEFPKKSGPIVLYFCVRFYIESISYLKDNATIELFFLNAKSIIYKELIEVDSEIVFELASYILQEAKGDFTSNDATRSDLKKLPALPTQALKEHPSLAYCEDRVVEHYKKLNGQSRGQAIVNYMSIVESLPTYGVHYYAVKDKQGIPWWLGLSYKGIFQYDHQDKIKPRKVFQWRQLENLYFREKKFSVEVHDPRSRASVTRRTFGHSGIAVHTWYACPALIKSIWAMAISQHQFYLDRKQSKSKIHAARSLSEIAIDLTETGTLKTSKLANMGSKGKIISGSSGSLLSSGSQESDSSQTAKKDMLAALRARQEALEETLKQRLEELKSICIREAELTGKLPKEYPLDVGEEPPTVRRKIGTAFKLDEQKILPKGEEEELERLEREFAIQSQITEAARRLASDPHVSSKKLKKQRKTSYLNALKKLQEIENSINEYRVRSGKKPTQRASLIIEEANIGSEDSSLSDALVLDDDDPQVTGTPTFSPVASPHKGLPPRPPSHSRPPPPQSLDGLRHLHYTRLDYDKSPIKPKIWSESSLDEPYEKVKKRSSHSRRFPSSGSAEAGGSNSLQSSPIRSLPHWNSQSSMPSTPDLRSRNPHYVHSTRSVDISPTRLHSLAQHFRNRSSSLESQGKLLTSDPETHPHTLGTLGSPDFFLVPGRSNGSDPLDDCSSCTSQSSSEHYYPSGGPPGSNPNYSTLGEDSPSKARQRQRQRHRSAGNLGSSNSGSMPNLAAKNGSVGGSGGGSMGGGHHGVYLHSQSQPSSQYRIKEYPLYVEGSPNPVVVRSLESDQEGHYSVKAQFKTSSSYTAGGLYKEAWGGEEGGEGSGRLTPSRSQIVRTPSLGREGGGGGGGRAAVSEELRCWYQRSSGSLKDRSHSHSGSNSSETGSQQGTLGHGRGSRVGTLAKGSPAASPHSQRSMTPSSEHAATPTPPCSPQHILNWQSGSFNDSCFLSSPLCSELADVQWYGHDKAKPGTLV
- the frmd4a gene encoding FERM domain-containing protein 4A isoform X10, with product MEGLLSPMRTRMTEGRRCQVHLLDDRKLELLVQPKLMAKDLLDLVASHFNLKEKEYFGIAYTDETGHFSWLQLDRRVLEHEFPKKSGPIVLYFCVRFYIESISYLKDNATIELFFLNAKSIIYKELIEVDSEIVFELASYILQEAKGDFTSNDATRSDLKKLPALPTQALKEHPSLAYCEDRVVEHYKKLNGQSRGQAIVNYMSIVESLPTYGVHYYAVKDKQGIPWWLGLSYKGIFQYDHQDKIKPRKVFQWRQLENLYFREKKFSVEVHDPRSRASVTRRTFGHSGIAVHTWYACPALIKSIWAMAISQHQFYLDRKQSKSKIHAARSLSEIAIDLTETGTLKTSKLANMGSKGKIISGSSGSLLSSGSQESDSSQTAKKDMLAALRARQEALEETLKQRLEELKSICIREAELTGKLPKEYPLDVGEEPPTVRRKIGTAFKLDEQKILPKGEEEELERLEREFAIQSQITEAARRLASDPHVSSKKLKKQRKTSYLNALKKLQEIENSINEYRVRSGKKPTQRASLIIEEANIGSEDSSLSDALVLDDDDPQVTGTPTFSPVASPHKGLPPRPPSHSRPPPPQSLDGLRHLHYTRLDYDKSPIKPKIWSESSLDEPYEKVKKRSSHSSHRRFPSSGSAEAGGSNSLQSSPIRSLPHWNSQSSMPSTPDLRSRNPHYVHSTRSVDISPTRLHSLAQHFRNRSSSLESQGKLLTSDPETHPHTLGTLGSPDFFLVPGRSNGSDPLDDCSSCTSQSSSEHYYPSGGPPGSNPNYSTLGEDSPSKARQRQRQRHRSAGNLGSSNSGSMPNLAAKNGSVGGSGGGSMGGGHHGVYLHSQSQPSSQYRIKEYPLYVEGSPNPVVVRSLESDQEGHYSVKAQFKTSSSYTAGGLYKEAWGGEEGGEGSGRLTPSRSQIVRTPSLGREGGGGGGGRAAVSEELRCWYQRSSGSLKDRSHSHSGSNSSETGSQQGTLGHGRGSRVGTLAKGSPAASPHSQRSMTPSSEHAATPTPPCSPQHILNWQSGSFNDSCFLSSPLCSELADVQWYGHDKAKPGTLV
- the frmd4a gene encoding FERM domain-containing protein 4A isoform X5; its protein translation is MHSLSCCHHSGVLAAYVVSETVNLQTESGGEERWKNASDFDCFNLIHLKMTEGRRCQVHLLDDRKLELLVQPKLMAKDLLDLVASHFNLKEKEYFGIAYTDETGHFSWLQLDRRVLEHEFPKKSGPIVLYFCVRFYIESISYLKDNATIELFFLNAKSIIYKELIEVDSEIVFELASYILQEAKGDFTSNDATRSDLKKLPALPTQALKEHPSLAYCEDRVVEHYKKLNGQSRGQAIVNYMSIVESLPTYGVHYYAVKDKQGIPWWLGLSYKGIFQYDHQDKIKPRKVFQWRQLENLYFREKKFSVEVHDPRSRASVTRRTFGHSGIAVHTWYACPALIKSIWAMAISQHQFYLDRKQSKSKIHAARSLSEIAIDLTETGTLKTSKLANMGSKGKIISGSSGSLLSSGSQESDSSQTAKKDMLAALRARQEALEETLKQRLEELKSICIREAELTGKLPKEYPLDVGEEPPTVRRKIGTAFKLDEQKILPKGEEEELERLEREFAIQSQITEAARRLASDPHVSSKKLKKQRKTSYLNALKKLQEIENSINEYRVRSGKKPTQRASLIIEEANIGSEDSSLSDALVLDDDDPQVTGTPTFSPVASPHKGLPPRPPSHSRPPPPQSLDGLRHLHYTRLDYDKSPIKPKIWSESSLDEPYEKVKKRSSHSSHRRFPSSGSAEAGGSNSLQSSPIRSLPHWNSQSSMPSTPDLRSRNPHYVHSTRSVDISPTRLHSLAQHFRNRSSSLESQGKLLTSDPETHPHTLGTLGSPDFFLVPGRSNGSDPLDDCSSCTSQSSSEHYYPSGGPPGSNPNYSTLGEDSPSKARQRQRQRHRSAGNLGSSNSGSMPNLAAKNGSVGGSGGGSMGGGHHGVYLHSQSQPSSQYRIKEYPLYVEGSPNPVVVRSLESDQEGHYSVKAQFKTSSSYTAGGLYKEAWGGEEGGEGSGRLTPSRSQIVRTPSLGREGGGGGGGRAAVSEELRCWYQRSSGSLKDRSHSHSGSNSSETGSQQGTLGHGRGSRVGTLAKGSPAASPHSQRSMTPSSEHAATPTPPCSPQHILNWQSGSFNDSCFLSSPLCSELADVQWYGHDKAKPGTLV